A window of the Leucothrix mucor DSM 2157 genome harbors these coding sequences:
- a CDS encoding response regulator transcription factor — translation MTFSVLIVEDDDLHRSFLHDTLKESDLGPMEITEACDGDEAIALLQNQDFSSVILDLQMPGKTGVDVARVVWAKDHSTPILFWSNYADEAYVRGIFRVAPEDANYGYLLKSTSSQLLKRTIAGVFFEGQTIIDRAVSFARNSSNKNLDLNATEYEVLVDIAIGLTDSAIAEYRSISVRAVQGRLKGVYEKLGVAEVASTKDGSAAMNRRARAVAIALTRRKINSKILDMAEKELRARDLGHFMDG, via the coding sequence ATGACCTTTTCTGTACTGATTGTTGAAGATGACGACCTTCATCGCAGTTTCTTGCATGACACGCTGAAAGAAAGTGACCTTGGCCCGATGGAAATTACCGAAGCCTGCGATGGTGATGAGGCCATTGCGCTTTTGCAAAATCAGGACTTTTCCAGTGTCATTCTGGATTTACAAATGCCGGGCAAAACAGGGGTGGATGTGGCGCGTGTCGTTTGGGCAAAGGACCATAGCACTCCCATTCTGTTTTGGTCGAACTATGCCGATGAAGCCTATGTGCGGGGTATTTTTCGCGTAGCACCCGAAGATGCTAACTATGGCTACTTGCTCAAGTCGACATCCAGCCAGCTACTGAAGCGCACGATTGCAGGGGTGTTTTTTGAAGGCCAGACCATTATCGACCGCGCCGTAAGCTTTGCACGTAATAGCTCAAACAAAAACCTAGACCTCAATGCCACAGAATACGAAGTGCTGGTCGATATCGCAATCGGCTTAACTGATAGTGCAATTGCTGAATATCGCTCCATATCTGTTCGCGCAGTTCAGGGTCGCTTGAAAGGCGTTTATGAAAAGCTTGGCGTCGCGGAAGTCGCATCCACTAAAGATGGGTCGGCGGCCATGAACCGAAGAGCGCGCGCTGTCGCCATTGCTTTAACCCGACGCAAGATCAACTCCAAAATTCTCGATATGGCAGAAAAAGAATTACGCGCAAGAGACCTTGGGCATTTTATGGATGGCTAG
- a CDS encoding sensor histidine kinase — protein MSIITNNCTLSVSQILDVATAVAGRWDLTEVIHSVSGDVIPFLAHDHFDAAILSEDGQLLRTFETGMDTEWGGATRSVSDSPIREIFLNNINYIVTPDAQFDEQFQQEGMYTVPIFKANLRARLHVAMVISGRVIGALSFSRTTPTAYTEDDVANALVVSRIISPYVHGLLQADQANQARLDAEHEAKLREGLRSGARALAGNLERTRAQMGMELHDQTLADLSRISRTISDKQTLNKVELNGLKSEVSHCLAELRRIVDAARPSVLELFGLAEAVRHQVEKESAIYPNTELIFEEELPDTLNECSEDIEFGFYRIAQEAIHNAFKHSQATKINVKLSHHNGSMTLSVSDNGCGLDTKKAHSRGGLYNMQTRAALFGAKLEITSLKPSGTRIFLAAPISPSQDKKTNL, from the coding sequence ATGTCAATAATTACTAATAATTGCACCCTAAGCGTCAGCCAAATCCTCGATGTTGCAACTGCGGTTGCCGGTCGATGGGATCTCACCGAAGTGATTCACTCAGTCTCAGGCGATGTGATTCCTTTCCTTGCGCATGACCATTTTGATGCTGCAATATTATCTGAAGATGGTCAGTTATTACGCACCTTTGAAACAGGCATGGATACTGAATGGGGCGGTGCAACGCGCTCGGTCAGCGACAGCCCTATTCGTGAGATTTTTCTCAACAACATTAACTATATCGTGACGCCGGATGCTCAGTTCGATGAGCAATTCCAGCAAGAAGGCATGTATACCGTGCCTATTTTTAAAGCGAATCTGCGGGCACGTTTGCACGTGGCCATGGTGATCTCCGGACGGGTAATCGGCGCCTTGTCGTTCTCAAGAACCACGCCCACGGCTTATACCGAAGATGATGTCGCCAATGCCTTGGTGGTCAGTCGAATAATCAGCCCTTATGTGCACGGCCTACTCCAAGCCGACCAAGCCAATCAGGCACGACTTGATGCAGAACATGAAGCAAAACTGCGGGAAGGATTGCGTAGCGGTGCCCGCGCCTTGGCCGGAAATTTAGAAAGAACGCGTGCACAAATGGGCATGGAGTTGCATGACCAAACCTTGGCTGACCTATCGCGTATTTCACGGACCATAAGCGACAAGCAAACCCTTAACAAAGTTGAGCTCAATGGATTGAAATCAGAGGTTTCACACTGCCTGGCTGAGTTGCGAAGAATTGTTGATGCCGCCCGACCATCCGTGCTGGAACTCTTTGGTTTAGCCGAAGCGGTACGCCACCAAGTCGAAAAAGAAAGCGCCATTTATCCCAATACTGAGCTGATCTTTGAGGAGGAGCTCCCTGACACCTTAAATGAGTGCTCTGAAGATATTGAATTTGGCTTTTATCGCATCGCGCAAGAAGCCATTCATAATGCTTTCAAACACTCCCAAGCAACCAAGATTAATGTGAAGCTATCTCATCACAATGGCTCAATGACACTATCAGTCAGTGATAATGGCTGCGGCTTAGATACCAAAAAAGCTCACAGCCGAGGTGGCTTATACAATATGCAAACTCGTGCCGCGCTTTTTGGTGCAAAGCTTGAAATAACGTCACTAAAACCTTCCGGCACTCGCATTTTTCTGGCCGCCCCGATTTCGCCTTCTCAAGATAAGAAGACCAACTTATGA
- a CDS encoding sugar ABC transporter substrate-binding protein, with amino-acid sequence MTKRINDESNNRRSFLKTAMLGTAAVGAGVVLPSLPVSENIGVANAASDGKAKMAFIQWQPHTVPNAWSKGIEEVLTAQQSFDYQLLDGQNKVEVQVSLMETLINDGAKVIFLQPIDSVALAPSIASAKRRGISVITLNIDATEEHAAHVEMNHYFGAMDIARVMGEKMGGKGEVAILNAPPGIIIRDQRTNGFVEGMAKYHPDIKIVADVNAEWSRKKAQDVLSTVLASNPNLTGVYGVNDSMALGAVDVAKQKGVLDKMTIFGNDGEKDALESIEKGELSGTQYTDVYQQGRFAASVAAVLASGGISARDFQSQGKLLMPYTIATADNVGEIQSAQRW; translated from the coding sequence ATGACTAAACGTATCAACGACGAATCAAATAACCGACGTAGTTTTCTTAAAACAGCGATGCTTGGAACGGCAGCGGTCGGTGCGGGTGTTGTATTGCCTTCGCTGCCTGTCTCAGAAAATATTGGTGTAGCCAATGCGGCTTCAGATGGAAAAGCTAAGATGGCTTTTATTCAATGGCAGCCACACACGGTGCCGAATGCCTGGAGCAAAGGGATTGAAGAGGTACTCACCGCGCAGCAATCATTTGACTACCAACTGTTGGATGGGCAAAACAAGGTAGAAGTACAGGTGAGCTTGATGGAAACACTCATCAACGACGGTGCTAAAGTCATCTTCTTACAGCCGATTGATTCAGTCGCATTAGCTCCTTCAATTGCTTCCGCTAAGCGCCGTGGTATTTCGGTGATTACCCTAAACATCGACGCCACTGAAGAGCATGCCGCACATGTTGAAATGAATCACTACTTTGGTGCGATGGATATAGCACGAGTGATGGGTGAAAAGATGGGCGGCAAAGGTGAGGTCGCAATTCTCAATGCGCCTCCGGGCATTATTATTCGTGATCAACGCACCAATGGCTTTGTTGAGGGTATGGCTAAATATCATCCGGATATCAAAATCGTGGCTGATGTGAATGCTGAGTGGTCACGCAAAAAAGCGCAGGATGTATTGAGTACCGTACTTGCCTCTAATCCAAACCTAACAGGGGTTTACGGTGTAAACGATTCTATGGCGCTGGGTGCGGTGGATGTTGCCAAGCAAAAGGGCGTTCTGGATAAGATGACCATCTTCGGAAATGACGGCGAGAAAGATGCGCTTGAGTCGATTGAGAAAGGTGAGTTGTCGGGCACTCAATATACCGATGTTTACCAGCAAGGCCGTTTTGCAGCCTCGGTCGCGGCAGTATTAGCCTCTGGTGGAATTTCTGCCAGAGATTTCCAGTCGCAAGGTAAGCTGTTGATGCCATATACGATTGCCACCGCAGATAATGTTGGCGAAATCCAATCTGCACAGCGCTGGTAA
- a CDS encoding SMP-30/gluconolactonase/LRE family protein, with translation METVDATEGKKACTSQDLLLPDAKLEKLHTGMTWCEGPVYFPSSDTLMFSDIPNHQLLQWVPDLGTRVVSLDSNYTNGNTRDQSGRRVSCEHLSNSVVRIEGDGSRTVLASTYNGKRLNSPNDVVVSSDGAVWFTDPSYGIMSDHEGRARASEQEGCFVYRIDPVSGECKVVCDSLIMPNGLAFSADEQTLYIADSSRSHFPDANHHVFAFDVESGGTLANQRIFYEVEHGVPDGMRVDEYDNLWCSSARGVEIISPDGHQINHIAVPEVVANLTFGGPEGNRLFITATSSLYAIYVGVRGVDSPLAQSHKSK, from the coding sequence TTGGAAACTGTAGACGCGACAGAGGGTAAAAAGGCTTGCACTAGTCAGGATTTGTTATTGCCGGACGCTAAGTTGGAAAAGCTGCACACCGGAATGACTTGGTGTGAAGGGCCAGTGTATTTTCCAAGCTCCGACACCTTAATGTTTTCAGATATCCCTAATCACCAGCTTTTGCAGTGGGTGCCTGATTTAGGTACCAGAGTTGTCAGTCTCGACTCCAACTATACCAATGGCAATACCCGCGATCAGTCGGGTCGGCGCGTTAGCTGTGAACACCTTAGCAATTCGGTGGTTCGAATTGAAGGAGATGGCTCACGCACTGTTTTAGCCTCAACCTATAATGGAAAACGGCTCAACTCCCCCAATGATGTGGTCGTTTCCAGCGATGGCGCGGTGTGGTTTACTGATCCATCCTACGGCATTATGAGCGACCATGAAGGCCGTGCGCGTGCGTCAGAGCAAGAGGGTTGCTTTGTTTATCGTATTGATCCTGTGTCCGGTGAGTGCAAGGTTGTTTGCGATAGCTTAATCATGCCTAATGGCTTGGCTTTTTCAGCCGATGAGCAAACCCTTTATATTGCCGATTCCAGTCGGTCACATTTTCCCGATGCTAATCACCATGTCTTTGCTTTTGACGTTGAGTCAGGCGGCACGTTGGCTAATCAACGAATTTTCTATGAAGTGGAGCATGGCGTACCAGATGGAATGCGGGTTGATGAGTACGACAACCTGTGGTGTTCATCAGCTCGTGGCGTCGAAATAATCTCGCCTGACGGCCATCAAATCAATCACATTGCTGTGCCTGAAGTAGTTGCCAATCTGACTTTCGGAGGCCCCGAAGGTAACCGGCTCTTTATCACAGCAACATCATCGCTTTACGCCATTTATGTCGGTGTCAGAGGTGTGGATTCACCCTTAGCACAGAGCCATAAGAGTAAATAG
- a CDS encoding ABC transporter permease — translation MPNKLFKHIPNAGLIFFFVLLTSFFCLFANNFSTSMNAENILASYSFIAIIALGQMFPITARGIDLSTGSIVALAGMVVYDCMLIFELSGWVSIGLGILAATLAGVLNGILIVRFNLQPFVATLATLAGYRGLVYAISGRQLYPELATTPLRDPAVKALNEFYDIGSWTGLDQFFQTPWIPVSFFVLLGVMIALFVLLTLSPYGTALKATGGNYEAARLAGLPVRAITISAYAMSGLLAGIGAVLLVSRLTTSTESLGIGMELTAIAAAVIGGTRLQGGKGNVLGPVLGAFLLGIILVGLTLMGISQFVQQMLTGGILLAAVGYDSFRTRKQA, via the coding sequence GTGCCTAACAAACTATTTAAGCATATACCCAACGCAGGCCTAATCTTTTTCTTTGTTCTGCTAACGTCATTCTTTTGTCTATTTGCCAATAATTTCTCTACCTCGATGAATGCTGAAAACATTCTTGCCAGTTATTCCTTTATCGCCATCATCGCACTTGGGCAGATGTTTCCGATCACCGCTCGTGGGATTGATCTAAGCACCGGCTCGATTGTCGCGCTGGCTGGAATGGTGGTTTATGACTGCATGCTGATTTTTGAACTGTCAGGTTGGGTGTCGATCGGGCTGGGTATTTTGGCGGCCACTTTGGCTGGGGTATTGAATGGCATTTTAATTGTCCGCTTCAATTTGCAGCCATTCGTAGCCACACTGGCCACGCTGGCGGGCTATCGCGGCTTGGTTTATGCCATTTCAGGTCGCCAACTCTATCCTGAGCTAGCAACAACGCCGCTGCGCGATCCCGCTGTCAAGGCGCTCAATGAATTCTACGATATCGGCAGTTGGACAGGCTTAGATCAATTCTTTCAAACACCTTGGATACCCGTCTCGTTTTTCGTATTGCTCGGGGTAATGATTGCTCTATTTGTGCTTCTGACGCTCTCACCTTACGGCACTGCACTTAAAGCAACAGGTGGGAACTATGAGGCTGCACGGCTTGCAGGTCTCCCAGTTCGTGCTATCACCATTTCTGCGTATGCAATGTCAGGTTTATTAGCCGGTATTGGGGCGGTGTTATTGGTGTCACGGCTGACCACCTCAACCGAGTCCCTTGGGATTGGCATGGAATTGACAGCCATTGCCGCTGCAGTGATTGGTGGAACGCGCCTACAAGGCGGTAAAGGCAATGTATTAGGGCCAGTACTGGGTGCTTTTTTACTCGGAATAATTCTGGTTGGGCTAACCCTCATGGGTATTTCGCAATTTGTGCAGCAAATGCTAACCGGTGGTATTTTGCTGGCCGCTGTTGGCTATGATTCTTTTCGGACAAGGAAACAGGCATGA